From Phacochoerus africanus isolate WHEZ1 chromosome 13, ROS_Pafr_v1, whole genome shotgun sequence, a single genomic window includes:
- the SLC46A3 gene encoding solute carrier family 46 member 3 isoform X2, with the protein MKILFVEPAICLSVFAMTLTSPLTTQYVYRRIWQETGNYSITPDSNISECAKNKSSPIFAFQEEVQKKVSLFNLQMDMSGLIPGLLSTFILLSHSDQRGRKFPLILSSVGVLAHSTWLCLLSYFAFPIHLLIASTFISAFFGNYTTFLGASFAYIVDQCKEKKQRTIRIAIIDFLLGIVTGLTGLFSGYFIRELGFVWSFLVITMAVTVSLIYILFFLEDSMKESPSQNVSISCTEGLKNPFYRTYMLFKNTAGEQRSLLCLLVFTMIAYFFVVIGISPIFTLYELDSPLCWDAVLIGYGSALGSVSFFSSFLGIWLFSYCMEDIHMAYIGVFTTMVGMAMTAFAKTTLMMFLVRLPLLFTIVPLSVLRSMISKVVRSTEQALSSASVGMQEAMSFLYKKNPMKTPQRDD; encoded by the exons ATGAAGATTTTATTTGTAGAACCTGCCATTTGCCTTAGTGTATTCGCTATGACTTTGACATCTCCACTAACTACACAATACGTGTACAGGCGAATATGGCAGGAAACAGGCAACTACAGTATCACACCCGACAGCAATATTTCTGAGTGTGCGAAAAACAAAAGCAGCCCAATTTTTGCATTCCAGGAG gAAGTTCAGAAGAAAGTGTCTCTTTTTAATCTGCAGATGGACATGAGCGGGTTAATTCCTGGTCTCCTGTCTACATTCATACTTCTGTCTCACAGCGACCAGAGAGGTCGGAAATTCCCTTTGATCCTGTCTTCTGTGGGTGTGCTTGCACACAGCACTTGGCTCTGTCTGCTTTCCTATTTTGCTTTTCCCATCCACCTTTTGATTGCATCGACCTTCATCAGTGCATTTTTCGGCAATTACACGACGTTTTTGGGAGCTTCTTTTGCCTACATAGTTGATCagtgtaaagaaaagaaacagagaacaaTTCGAATAGCTATAATTGACTTCCTGCTTGGCATCGTCACTGGATTAACAGGATTGTTTTCTGGCTATTTTATTAGAGAACTAGGTTTTGTGTGGTCCTTTTTAGTCATTACTATGGCTGTCACTGTTAGcttgatttacattttattttttcttgaggaTTCCATGAAAGAGTCTCCATCTCAGAATGTTTCTATATCGTGCACCGAAGgcttaaaaaatccattttaccGAActtacatgctttttaaaaatactgctggTGAGCAACGATCTTTGTTGTGCTTGTTGGTTTTTACGATGATTGCTTATTTTTTCGTGGTAATTGGCATTTCCCCTATTTTTACGCTTTATGAACTGGATTCACCACTCTGCTGGGATGCAGTTTTAATAGGTTATGGATCAGCTTTGGGTAGTGTCTCTTTTTTCAGCAGTTTCCTAGGAATATGGCTTTTTTCTTATTGTATGGAAGATATTCACATGGCCTACATTGGCGTTTTTACCACCATGGTGGGAATGGCTATGACTGCTTTTGCCAAGACGACACTGATGATGTTTTTAG TCAGGCTGCCGCTGCTTTTCACTATCGTGCCGCTCTCTGTTCTACGGTCCATGATATCGAAAGTGGTTCGTTCTACTGAACAAG CATTGTCAAGTGCATCAGTAGGAATGCAGGAAGCTATGTCCTTCTTATACAAGAAGAATCCAATGAAGACACCTCAGAGAGATGAttaa
- the SLC46A3 gene encoding solute carrier family 46 member 3 isoform X1 encodes MKILFVEPAICLSVFAMTLTSPLTTQYVYRRIWQETGNYSITPDSNISECAKNKSSPIFAFQEEVQKKVSLFNLQMDMSGLIPGLLSTFILLSHSDQRGRKFPLILSSVGVLAHSTWLCLLSYFAFPIHLLIASTFISAFFGNYTTFLGASFAYIVDQCKEKKQRTIRIAIIDFLLGIVTGLTGLFSGYFIRELGFVWSFLVITMAVTVSLIYILFFLEDSMKESPSQNVSISCTEGLKNPFYRTYMLFKNTAGEQRSLLCLLVFTMIAYFFVVIGISPIFTLYELDSPLCWDAVLIGYGSALGSVSFFSSFLGIWLFSYCMEDIHMAYIGVFTTMVGMAMTAFAKTTLMMFLVRLPLLFTIVPLSVLRSMISKVVRSTEQGSLFACLAFLETLGGVIAVSAFNGIYSVTVAWYKGFVFLLSAVLLLIPTISLCIVKCISRNAGSYVLLIQEESNEDTSER; translated from the exons ATGAAGATTTTATTTGTAGAACCTGCCATTTGCCTTAGTGTATTCGCTATGACTTTGACATCTCCACTAACTACACAATACGTGTACAGGCGAATATGGCAGGAAACAGGCAACTACAGTATCACACCCGACAGCAATATTTCTGAGTGTGCGAAAAACAAAAGCAGCCCAATTTTTGCATTCCAGGAG gAAGTTCAGAAGAAAGTGTCTCTTTTTAATCTGCAGATGGACATGAGCGGGTTAATTCCTGGTCTCCTGTCTACATTCATACTTCTGTCTCACAGCGACCAGAGAGGTCGGAAATTCCCTTTGATCCTGTCTTCTGTGGGTGTGCTTGCACACAGCACTTGGCTCTGTCTGCTTTCCTATTTTGCTTTTCCCATCCACCTTTTGATTGCATCGACCTTCATCAGTGCATTTTTCGGCAATTACACGACGTTTTTGGGAGCTTCTTTTGCCTACATAGTTGATCagtgtaaagaaaagaaacagagaacaaTTCGAATAGCTATAATTGACTTCCTGCTTGGCATCGTCACTGGATTAACAGGATTGTTTTCTGGCTATTTTATTAGAGAACTAGGTTTTGTGTGGTCCTTTTTAGTCATTACTATGGCTGTCACTGTTAGcttgatttacattttattttttcttgaggaTTCCATGAAAGAGTCTCCATCTCAGAATGTTTCTATATCGTGCACCGAAGgcttaaaaaatccattttaccGAActtacatgctttttaaaaatactgctggTGAGCAACGATCTTTGTTGTGCTTGTTGGTTTTTACGATGATTGCTTATTTTTTCGTGGTAATTGGCATTTCCCCTATTTTTACGCTTTATGAACTGGATTCACCACTCTGCTGGGATGCAGTTTTAATAGGTTATGGATCAGCTTTGGGTAGTGTCTCTTTTTTCAGCAGTTTCCTAGGAATATGGCTTTTTTCTTATTGTATGGAAGATATTCACATGGCCTACATTGGCGTTTTTACCACCATGGTGGGAATGGCTATGACTGCTTTTGCCAAGACGACACTGATGATGTTTTTAG TCAGGCTGCCGCTGCTTTTCACTATCGTGCCGCTCTCTGTTCTACGGTCCATGATATCGAAAGTGGTTCGTTCTACTGAACAAG GCAGCCTGTTCGCTTGTCTTGCTTTCTTAGAAACACTTGGCGGAGTCATTGCAGTTTCTGCTTTCAACGGAATTTATTCAGTCACCGTTGCTTGGTACAAAGGCTTTGTCTTTCTGCTCTCTGCTGTTTTATTACTAATTCCGACCATCAGTCTAtg CATTGTCAAGTGCATCAGTAGGAATGCAGGAAGCTATGTCCTTCTTATACAAGAAGAATCCAATGAAGACACCTCAGAGAGATGA